A stretch of the Cucurbita pepo subsp. pepo cultivar mu-cu-16 chromosome LG16, ASM280686v2, whole genome shotgun sequence genome encodes the following:
- the LOC111776907 gene encoding probable CDP-diacylglycerol--inositol 3-phosphatidyltransferase 2 → MADKLVRKQSKMSVYLYVPNIIGYIRVLMNIVAFALCFSNKIIFSVLYFVSFVCDGVDGWCARKFNQVSTFGAVLDMLTDRISTAGLLVILSQVYRPGLTFLSLLALDIASHWLQMYSTFLIGKTSHKDVKDSTNWLFKAYYGNRTFMAYCCVSCEVLYIILFLLAEKQTEHLMDIILHSIQQKTFLSLLVVISLFGWAVKQAVNVIQMKTAADVCVLHDINKKQKAG, encoded by the exons ATGGCTGATAAGTTGGTGCGGAAACAGAGTAAAATGTCCGTGTACCTTTACGTTCCCAATATTATTG GTTATATAAGGGTTCTCATGAACATTGTTGCCTTTGCTCTATGCttctcaaataaaataattttctctGTCCTTTATTTTGTCAG CTTTGTGTGCGATGGTGTAGATGGTTGGTGTGCTCGCAAATTCAATCAAG TTTCCACCTTCGGGGCCGTGCTGGACATGTTAACAGACCG GATTAGCACTGCTGGTCTACTAGTAATTCTATCCCAAGTATACAG GCCTGGTTTGACTTTCTTATCATTGCTTGCTTTGGATATTGCTAGCCACTGGCTTCAGATGTACAG TACCTTTTTGATAGGCAAAACCAGTCATAAAGATGTCAAAGACAGCACCAATTGGCTGTTTAAGGCATATTATGGAAATAGGACATTTATGGCTTACTGTTGTGTGTCATGCGag GTTCTTTACATTATTCTATTTCTTCTGGCGGAGAAGCAAACTGAGCATTTGATGGAT ATTATATTACATTCAATACAACAAAAGACATTCCTCTCACTTTTGGTCGTAATTAGCTTGTTCGGATGGGCAGTGAAGCAAGCTGTTAATGTCATACAG ATGAAGACGGCGGCAGATGTCTGTGTGCTTCACGATatcaacaaaaaacaaaaggcagGATGA